A single genomic interval of Spirochaetales bacterium harbors:
- a CDS encoding CotH kinase family protein: MFQSLVLNKSVSGMKRTDIFFPCLLFSVLLVSGCVHQQEGTAGPMASGEKSGGGAAGNLLILRIEYGRDDTLNEYREYCYDEYDRVTRESVYGKKGNVREIRFFEYGDDGPVRQVVKNRKYEIEEIREYVYEDGLLVEKTVQNGDNRITGHHRYIYRDGRPERESVAVYNDHLEIADEYYYLYIYDEAGLARRETYGQGEGAGKLLETRSYIHEGSKIMREEETDGEGKPVKYFVFRYGRNGDNRSPVADDRLYDEVFSDDVFHEFVVEISGEEWDGMTGDMLDYAKKHPVRLLYQGDGRPYRTGNYRKADFIYKKTDGEEIVLREVGIRTRGNESRRLPEINGKYQKTHFKIKFDETFDLEKGTFEYERKNSRRFAGMKALNFKWSRYNTWDKYANKTKINELFSYRLLEKVGVTVPKMSLATLTFRIDGKTVDYGIYGIVEHVDKAFLKRRYGNDNDGDLYKCLYLDEGAHLTPETVRSANVGVKDFDTNYRPIYDLKTNTKTSIHSDFINFIHNLNTREGDDFIDYIEDNFEVDKFIRFLAMGIYISNLDDYRFLANNYYLYFTGKGKIDFIPYDYDISLGTAWHGEMGYREFIEQDIFDTANIPESWGDRTRRPLVDKILAADAYRNRYVAYLKEFIDPEKRLFLFSEYKAVYDRLYDLYKGKDKNDTADADPMGWKGYEADYFYDKTKNVLDQLGIPYGGYEVK, translated from the coding sequence ATGTTTCAATCACTTGTGCTGAATAAATCGGTGAGCGGAATGAAGCGGACGGATATCTTTTTCCCGTGTTTGCTCTTCAGCGTTCTTTTGGTATCGGGGTGCGTCCATCAGCAGGAAGGGACCGCCGGTCCGATGGCTTCCGGAGAAAAATCGGGCGGCGGTGCAGCCGGTAATCTTTTGATACTGCGAATCGAATACGGCCGGGACGATACACTCAATGAATACAGGGAATATTGTTATGACGAATACGACCGGGTGACAAGGGAATCGGTGTACGGTAAAAAAGGAAACGTCAGGGAGATCAGGTTTTTCGAATACGGCGATGACGGGCCGGTCAGGCAGGTGGTCAAAAACAGGAAGTATGAGATCGAAGAAATCAGGGAATATGTCTATGAGGACGGCCTCCTTGTCGAAAAGACGGTGCAAAACGGCGATAACCGGATAACCGGCCACCACCGCTACATTTACAGGGACGGCCGGCCGGAAAGAGAAAGTGTCGCCGTTTACAACGATCATCTGGAAATCGCGGATGAATATTATTACCTTTATATATATGACGAAGCGGGGCTTGCGAGAAGGGAAACGTACGGGCAGGGCGAAGGGGCAGGGAAACTTCTCGAGACGAGAAGTTATATCCACGAGGGTTCCAAAATAATGCGGGAAGAAGAAACCGACGGGGAAGGAAAACCCGTGAAATATTTTGTCTTCCGTTACGGAAGAAACGGCGACAACAGGAGTCCCGTAGCCGATGACCGGTTGTACGATGAAGTCTTTTCGGATGACGTGTTTCACGAGTTTGTCGTCGAAATCAGCGGGGAAGAATGGGACGGCATGACCGGCGACATGCTCGATTACGCAAAGAAGCACCCGGTGAGGCTGTTGTATCAGGGTGACGGCAGACCATACCGGACCGGCAATTACAGAAAGGCGGACTTCATCTATAAAAAGACCGATGGAGAAGAAATCGTGCTGCGGGAGGTCGGGATCAGAACGCGGGGCAATGAATCCCGGCGGCTGCCCGAGATAAACGGGAAGTATCAGAAAACCCACTTCAAAATAAAATTCGATGAAACCTTCGATCTCGAGAAGGGGACGTTCGAATACGAACGAAAAAACAGCCGGCGCTTCGCCGGCATGAAGGCCCTCAATTTCAAGTGGAGCAGGTACAACACCTGGGACAAATACGCGAACAAGACGAAAATAAACGAGCTGTTCAGCTACCGCCTGCTCGAAAAGGTGGGAGTGACCGTCCCGAAGATGTCGCTTGCGACACTGACATTCAGGATAGACGGAAAGACCGTCGACTACGGTATCTACGGTATCGTCGAGCACGTGGACAAGGCCTTTTTGAAAAGGCGTTACGGCAACGACAACGACGGGGACCTCTATAAATGCCTCTATCTCGACGAGGGTGCCCATCTTACCCCCGAAACCGTGCGCAGTGCCAATGTCGGTGTCAAGGATTTCGATACCAATTACAGACCGATATACGACCTCAAAACGAACACGAAAACGAGCATTCATTCGGATTTCATTAATTTCATCCATAACCTCAATACCAGAGAGGGCGATGATTTCATCGATTATATCGAAGACAATTTCGAGGTCGATAAATTCATCAGATTTCTCGCGATGGGCATCTACATCAGCAATCTCGACGATTACCGGTTTCTCGCGAACAATTATTACCTGTATTTCACCGGGAAAGGAAAGATCGATTTCATTCCCTATGATTACGATATTTCTCTGGGTACGGCATGGCACGGAGAAATGGGGTACCGCGAGTTCATCGAACAGGATATATTCGATACCGCCAACATCCCCGAAAGCTGGGGCGATCGTACGAGAAGGCCGCTGGTCGACAAGATACTGGCGGCGGATGCATACAGGAACCGGTATGTGGCGTACCTTAAGGAGTTCATCGATCCTGAAAAGCGCCTCTTTCTGTTCAGCGAATACAAGGCGGTATACGACCGGTTGTACGACCTGTATAAGGGAAAGGACAAAAACGACACGGCGGACGCCGACCCCATGGGATGGAAGGGGTACGAGGCGGATTATTTTTACGACAAGACAAAAAATGTCCTGGATCAGCTCGGCATTCCGTACGGCGGATACGAGGTGAAGTAA
- a CDS encoding methyltransferase domain-containing protein, whose translation MNETDVLDFFESGFYEDYWGWEFDEGEAGETAMKSMALLGAKGGHLLDWCGGWGRISIHLAGMGFRVTILDFTQKYLERAKTDFRKRRLEVTTVCVDCRNTPSDIRADYALCSFNSIGFLSDDEQVAAFKSLAGALKKGGKVVIDCINQLFLARYLQPAMKKTRPDGIQCVQRNVLDPLTSVLHSEFRIEGDKDAAARRFSQRMYTPLELRIILESAGFSIEHMYGDFDGNAVSLDLPQIVAVART comes from the coding sequence ATGAATGAGACCGATGTATTGGATTTTTTTGAAAGCGGATTTTATGAGGATTACTGGGGCTGGGAATTCGACGAAGGGGAAGCGGGAGAAACCGCCATGAAATCCATGGCACTGCTCGGCGCGAAAGGGGGTCACCTTCTGGACTGGTGCGGCGGATGGGGCAGGATTTCGATTCATCTTGCGGGTATGGGATTCCGTGTGACGATACTCGATTTTACACAAAAGTACCTGGAAAGGGCAAAAACCGATTTCAGAAAACGGCGCCTCGAAGTCACGACTGTCTGTGTCGACTGCCGGAATACCCCGTCGGATATCAGGGCGGATTATGCATTGTGCTCCTTTAATTCGATCGGTTTTTTGTCCGATGACGAACAGGTTGCGGCATTTAAAAGCCTGGCAGGGGCGTTAAAAAAAGGCGGGAAAGTCGTTATCGATTGCATCAATCAATTGTTTCTCGCAAGGTACTTGCAGCCGGCCATGAAAAAAACAAGGCCGGACGGCATACAATGCGTTCAGCGAAACGTTCTCGATCCATTGACGAGCGTCCTCCATTCGGAGTTCCGGATTGAAGGCGATAAGGATGCCGCCGCCAGGCGATTCAGCCAACGGATGTACACGCCGCTTGAATTGAGGATAATACTCGAATCCGCCGGCTTCAGTATCGAGCATATGTACGGTGATTTCGACGGCAATGCGGTATCGCTCGATCTGCCGCAGATTGTTGCCGTCGCACGGACATAG
- a CDS encoding isoprenylcysteine carboxylmethyltransferase family protein: MHLKGFDKFVEKVPYLSGKKIVFVFLYVLVIGAIEFVILTVFYRLPGILMNTGVNEAVLAFFPAAGVLCIGAAGFILVYQMWRQRGRLRKKYGAGSYRRILPVGLAGIILIIMLSFYQFVPFFDFSPAFWAASRFDFLAVPLDSLAGPAAPVFFAVKCVFAFPLLGLGIATAVRALLTFGFDYMTVVYLYFPEESEIQNNRIYSVIRHPAYGAAIVMNLAGTLFTLTLLSLVSFILFVLGFWIHLRFVEEKELLERFGKQYREYMKQVPAFFPRPKDFGVLFGFLAGR, from the coding sequence ATGCATCTGAAAGGATTCGATAAGTTCGTCGAGAAAGTCCCGTATCTTTCGGGGAAAAAAATCGTGTTCGTTTTTCTCTACGTTCTCGTTATCGGCGCGATCGAATTTGTGATCCTTACCGTTTTCTATCGGCTTCCCGGCATATTGATGAACACAGGCGTGAATGAAGCGGTCTTAGCCTTTTTTCCGGCAGCGGGCGTTCTGTGCATAGGGGCTGCCGGATTTATTTTAGTTTATCAGATGTGGCGGCAGCGCGGCAGACTCAGGAAAAAATACGGTGCCGGTTCATACCGCAGAATACTGCCCGTCGGGTTGGCCGGAATCATTCTCATCATCATGCTTTCTTTTTATCAATTTGTTCCTTTTTTCGATTTTTCGCCAGCGTTCTGGGCAGCGTCTCGGTTCGATTTCCTCGCCGTACCGCTCGATTCCCTTGCGGGTCCGGCGGCGCCCGTGTTTTTTGCCGTCAAGTGTGTCTTCGCTTTTCCGCTTCTGGGCCTTGGTATCGCGACAGCCGTACGCGCCCTCCTTACCTTCGGATTCGACTACATGACGGTCGTCTATCTCTATTTCCCGGAGGAAAGCGAGATACAGAACAATAGAATTTATTCGGTAATCCGGCATCCGGCGTACGGGGCTGCGATCGTCATGAATCTCGCCGGGACGCTTTTTACCCTCACATTATTGTCACTGGTGTCGTTTATCCTCTTTGTTCTTGGGTTCTGGATTCATTTACGCTTCGTGGAAGAGAAAGAGCTGCTGGAAAGATTCGGAAAGCAATATAGAGAATACATGAAACAGGTGCCCGCGTTTTTTCCGAGACCAAAGGATTTCGGCGTGCTCTTTGGTTTTCTTGCCGGCAGATAA
- a CDS encoding GNAT family N-acetyltransferase, which produces MEFVKINADQNGILLSLLSDAYAGSPLYCGLYMVKWREFDDFIFSNYHATSNHLFLSVEKDEIIGFFSWDPHGLPSYIRIGHNCIVGKYKGRGMGKQQLLHGIEEMKSLKPEKIVVNTGNIPFFIPARRMYESFGFSKTNIIKTNDEIVPETITYELYCRVGRET; this is translated from the coding sequence ATGGAATTCGTAAAAATAAATGCCGATCAGAATGGAATATTGTTATCACTGTTATCCGATGCGTATGCGGGATCGCCGTTGTATTGTGGACTATACATGGTGAAATGGCGGGAGTTCGACGACTTTATTTTTTCGAATTATCATGCGACAAGTAACCATCTCTTCCTTTCGGTTGAAAAAGACGAGATTATCGGATTTTTCAGCTGGGACCCGCATGGGCTGCCGTCATACATTCGGATAGGACATAACTGCATTGTCGGAAAATATAAAGGCCGTGGGATGGGGAAGCAACAATTGCTTCATGGGATTGAAGAAATGAAATCATTGAAACCGGAAAAGATTGTCGTTAATACAGGGAATATTCCCTTTTTCATCCCGGCGCGTAGAATGTATGAATCCTTCGGTTTTTCAAAAACGAATATCATAAAGACCAATGATGAGATTGTTCCTGAAACAATAACGTATGAACTATACTGCCGTGTTGGGCGGGAAACTTAA
- a CDS encoding GNAT family N-acetyltransferase, with the protein MFVNLSESSPGIRKQAADVLYAASKAVTSASWDTFESSEREVEECCGNGNIAIGYIRNGELLGWAGLRPMYGNVTWELHPVMVKPGFQKRGIGTRLLNEIERIVKRRGISNIVLGTDDEMGKTSLSKVDLYASDIFHELDTIENIGDHPFEFYQKNGYRIIGVIPDANGYRKPDILMGKRIT; encoded by the coding sequence ATGTTCGTCAATCTTTCTGAAAGTTCTCCCGGGATCAGGAAGCAGGCCGCGGACGTTCTCTATGCGGCATCGAAAGCGGTAACTTCGGCATCATGGGACACGTTTGAATCCTCCGAAAGAGAAGTGGAGGAATGCTGCGGTAACGGCAATATCGCGATCGGATATATCCGCAATGGCGAATTGCTGGGCTGGGCGGGGTTGAGACCGATGTACGGAAACGTTACCTGGGAACTGCATCCGGTAATGGTCAAACCTGGTTTTCAAAAACGGGGAATCGGCACAAGGTTGTTGAACGAAATCGAGAGAATCGTAAAGCGAAGAGGTATATCGAATATCGTGCTTGGTACTGACGATGAAATGGGAAAAACAAGCCTGTCGAAGGTCGATTTGTACGCTTCGGATATTTTTCATGAGCTTGATACTATCGAAAACATCGGCGATCACCCCTTTGAGTTTTATCAAAAAAACGGATACAGAATAATCGGCGTTATTCCGGATGCGAACGGATACCGTAAGCCCGATATTCTCATGGGTAAACGGATAACATGA
- a CDS encoding DUF3795 domain-containing protein, which translates to MKLYTRTYPLFSLCGLNCGLCPRYQTEGSSKCPGCGGPDFHLKHPSCPVITCSRKHDNVEYCFQCRSYPCERYKNTGTLDSFITYKNVLADLEKAERDLDAYKSVLTEKIMILEKLVKTYNDGRKKNYYCIAVNLLELVDVKNIMKTVESDIDNRDISHKDKIHKVIEMFEEKAKKNKIDITLRRG; encoded by the coding sequence ATGAAATTGTACACAAGAACATACCCGTTGTTTTCATTGTGCGGACTCAACTGCGGATTGTGTCCCCGTTATCAGACGGAGGGAAGCTCGAAATGTCCCGGCTGCGGCGGGCCTGATTTTCATCTGAAACACCCGTCCTGCCCTGTCATTACGTGCAGCAGAAAGCACGATAACGTCGAATATTGCTTCCAATGTCGCTCATACCCCTGCGAACGATATAAAAATACCGGTACACTCGATTCATTCATCACCTATAAAAATGTATTGGCCGATCTTGAAAAAGCGGAACGGGACCTCGATGCGTACAAAAGCGTGCTAACCGAAAAAATAATGATACTCGAAAAACTGGTTAAAACCTATAATGACGGAAGAAAAAAGAATTATTATTGCATAGCCGTTAATCTGTTAGAGCTCGTCGATGTGAAAAACATCATGAAAACGGTCGAAAGCGACATTGATAATCGGGACATAAGTCATAAAGATAAAATTCACAAGGTGATCGAAATGTTCGAGGAGAAGGCGAAAAAGAATAAGATCGACATAACGTTGAGGAGGGGCTGA
- a CDS encoding GNAT family N-acetyltransferase — MKIKGKRICLREYTQYDFTGFYKLVSDPLIRRLSLLRTPKTEKEAFLEFENIIADRKRQDRKRFIWGIFLLDEDVYIGDAGFEIIKHNETGGIAEIGYFLDKSYWGKGYATETASLLIEYCFTKMNIHKVVASCDMRNTPSEKVMIKCGMKKEGEFRQNRYKDNERHDELKYGILKKEWRERRDEE, encoded by the coding sequence ATGAAAATAAAAGGAAAAAGAATCTGTCTCAGGGAATATACTCAATACGATTTCACGGGGTTTTATAAACTTGTTTCAGATCCTTTAATCAGGAGATTGTCGTTATTGCGGACGCCGAAAACGGAGAAAGAGGCTTTTCTCGAGTTCGAAAACATAATAGCCGACCGGAAAAGGCAAGACAGAAAGAGGTTCATCTGGGGGATTTTCCTGCTGGATGAAGATGTCTATATCGGGGACGCGGGGTTTGAGATAATCAAACACAATGAAACGGGAGGAATCGCGGAAATAGGATATTTCCTGGACAAATCTTATTGGGGAAAGGGGTACGCGACGGAGACGGCATCCTTGCTTATTGAATACTGTTTCACGAAAATGAATATTCACAAGGTTGTTGCGAGTTGTGATATGAGAAATACGCCTTCCGAAAAGGTTATGATTAAATGCGGAATGAAAAAAGAAGGAGAGTTCCGGCAGAATCGCTATAAGGATAACGAACGGCATGACGAGTTAAAATACGGAATATTGAAGAAGGAATGGCGCGAAAGACGCGACGAAGAATAA
- a CDS encoding beta-lactamase family protein, with protein MKKEIVRFAGETGFSGNISIYRRYDVILDESFGYRDMANNLRNNSETKFGIASGTKTFTAVGILKLVDKKKLTLSTNMTDLFKKDIGFIYPGATIRDLLVHASGIFDYYDEERIEDPDNFSVSVPWYKLETPGDYLRLFEGNRPKFKPGSRISYSNGGYVFLAIIIERLTGLCYREFMAREIFLPLGMSSTGFYAFNALPGNTAVGYIRNDSGCISNIYQLPLRGGGDGGLYTNSRDMAVFWMRLFNNECLSKDVLDEFKNAHVELFSSQKYGLGVYIGELGGSICYSAAGCDAGIGFNSTFVPESGLTINIFSNRTDGHEGLLKFIKEHGREILSI; from the coding sequence ATGAAGAAAGAAATAGTCCGATTCGCCGGGGAAACAGGCTTCTCGGGGAATATCTCCATTTACAGGAGATATGATGTTATTCTCGATGAGTCTTTCGGATATAGAGATATGGCAAATAATCTCAGGAACAATTCGGAAACGAAATTCGGTATAGCCTCCGGTACGAAAACATTCACGGCCGTCGGGATTTTAAAACTGGTTGATAAAAAAAAATTGACACTGTCGACAAACATGACGGACCTTTTTAAAAAGGATATCGGATTTATCTATCCCGGGGCGACAATCAGGGATCTTCTTGTGCACGCTTCCGGGATCTTCGACTATTATGACGAGGAACGTATAGAAGACCCTGACAATTTCTCCGTATCCGTCCCGTGGTATAAACTGGAAACACCGGGTGATTATCTGAGGTTATTTGAAGGGAACCGGCCCAAATTCAAACCCGGAAGCAGGATTTCCTATTCAAACGGCGGTTATGTTTTTCTGGCTATCATAATCGAACGATTGACCGGTCTATGCTACAGAGAGTTTATGGCAAGGGAAATCTTTTTGCCTTTGGGAATGTCATCGACCGGATTTTATGCCTTTAACGCACTCCCGGGAAATACTGCAGTCGGCTATATCCGGAATGATTCGGGCTGTATTTCAAACATATATCAGCTTCCTCTTAGAGGCGGAGGCGACGGCGGTCTTTACACGAACAGCCGCGATATGGCGGTGTTCTGGATGAGGTTGTTTAATAACGAATGTTTGAGTAAAGATGTATTGGATGAATTCAAAAATGCCCATGTTGAACTCTTTAGCAGCCAAAAATACGGCCTCGGCGTTTATATCGGAGAACTGGGCGGAAGTATTTGTTATTCAGCCGCAGGGTGTGATGCCGGGATCGGTTTTAATTCGACCTTCGTTCCCGAATCCGGGCTGACGATCAATATTTTTTCGAACAGGACGGACGGTCATGAGGGATTGTTGAAATTTATAAAAGAACACGGCAGGGAGATATTGTCAATATAA
- a CDS encoding flavodoxin family protein has product MKILAIIGTNRRNGTIERLVNSLLNGVEKRGIHRYEKINLHDYKIGNCRGCWVCVKKGTCIIQDDVQSLINKVIASDVIILGIPCYWGNVPGIVKTFFDRHTGYVMQKPRDAEEFKSMKTIDKFKKMIQLSRHFGPIPAYRNKKFILISSMTVPFPISYVSGDLPGLMGAIQRYVHNIRGKIIRKIIYTDSLFKILERKEERYLKKVFSIGYNLVKQK; this is encoded by the coding sequence TTGAAAATACTTGCCATCATCGGCACGAACAGAAGAAACGGCACAATCGAAAGATTGGTGAATAGCTTATTGAACGGGGTTGAAAAAAGAGGCATTCATCGTTATGAAAAAATCAATCTTCATGATTATAAAATCGGGAACTGCAGGGGGTGTTGGGTCTGTGTAAAAAAAGGTACCTGCATTATTCAGGATGATGTTCAATCGTTAATCAACAAGGTTATTGCATCGGATGTCATCATATTGGGGATTCCTTGTTATTGGGGAAATGTACCCGGAATTGTAAAAACATTTTTCGACCGCCATACAGGGTATGTTATGCAAAAACCCCGGGACGCAGAGGAATTCAAATCAATGAAAACGATTGATAAATTCAAAAAAATGATCCAGCTTTCCCGTCATTTCGGGCCGATACCGGCATACAGAAATAAAAAGTTCATACTCATTTCTTCAATGACCGTCCCGTTTCCGATATCATATGTTTCCGGCGACCTGCCCGGACTTATGGGGGCGATTCAACGCTATGTGCATAACATCCGCGGGAAAATTATCAGGAAAATCATCTATACCGATTCACTTTTTAAAATACTGGAAAGAAAAGAAGAAAGATACTTGAAAAAAGTATTTTCTATTGGATATAATCTGGTAAAGCAAAAATGA
- a CDS encoding cellulase family glycosylhydrolase translates to MRKRVPHYFLLFLIILSCIHINGIKQGNNPGRPELGNGTVLTCHGTILRGVYWSLDASGKLPDRESVREIKDFGMNSLHVYAERHDSDVPAGSYAEQMDTIVKWCGEDDLYCVITIGGGSHNGMFELDFARKFWNTYAPRYKDRPWVIYEIYNEPYTGWRPPYDAKTLAMEQEMYDLIRRHSPDTMILLFSYAGLSTAEDVIRDINRLEVDWSNAAVAFHGYGGMTAENMQSLKANGINIICTELSISSSFSDEQVNAEEIYKCETNEISWLVFMQIKKGYLDSWRFKEEIDKRNLGWKPDSGKWPAGPSRYIPPRNLALGKRTIVSSVENYRGQNLLGKYATDGDDLTRWGSGFADGQYIIVDFGTPMSFNVIVVHWDGQYAVEYDVLISDDMENWDLLHNEADGKGGDSWLYWKERIRVSATARYLKLFLKKRRMQYGFSMYELEVFNTENQ, encoded by the coding sequence ATGAGAAAACGCGTTCCGCACTATTTTCTGTTATTTTTAATTATATTATCATGTATTCATATTAATGGCATAAAGCAGGGAAATAATCCCGGACGTCCTGAATTGGGGAATGGGACGGTCCTTACCTGTCACGGCACCATATTGCGTGGCGTTTACTGGTCCCTTGATGCAAGTGGAAAATTACCGGACCGTGAATCGGTAAGGGAAATAAAGGACTTCGGAATGAATTCCCTGCATGTTTACGCGGAACGGCATGATTCAGACGTCCCGGCGGGCTCTTACGCGGAACAGATGGATACGATCGTCAAATGGTGCGGCGAAGATGATTTGTACTGTGTCATCACCATCGGGGGCGGCAGTCATAATGGAATGTTCGAACTCGATTTTGCGAGAAAATTCTGGAATACATATGCTCCGCGCTATAAGGATAGACCCTGGGTGATTTATGAAATTTACAATGAACCCTACACGGGCTGGCGTCCGCCGTATGACGCAAAAACACTGGCCATGGAACAGGAGATGTATGATTTGATTCGCAGGCATTCCCCGGATACGATGATCCTGCTTTTTTCATATGCGGGATTATCGACTGCGGAAGATGTTATACGGGATATCAATCGGCTCGAAGTGGACTGGAGTAATGCCGCCGTGGCTTTTCATGGCTATGGGGGAATGACTGCCGAAAACATGCAATCCTTGAAAGCGAACGGCATCAACATAATATGTACTGAATTGTCCATTTCTTCGTCTTTTTCCGACGAACAGGTGAACGCGGAAGAGATATATAAATGTGAAACGAACGAAATATCATGGCTCGTTTTCATGCAGATTAAGAAAGGATATCTGGACAGCTGGAGGTTCAAGGAGGAAATCGATAAAAGAAATCTCGGCTGGAAGCCGGATTCCGGGAAATGGCCGGCCGGTCCTTCCCGATATATTCCGCCCCGCAATCTTGCCCTGGGAAAACGCACTATTGTATCATCCGTTGAAAACTACAGGGGTCAGAACCTTCTCGGGAAATATGCAACGGACGGCGACGATCTCACCCGGTGGGGCTCTGGATTTGCAGACGGCCAGTATATCATCGTCGATTTTGGTACGCCGATGAGTTTTAACGTAATTGTCGTTCACTGGGACGGCCAGTATGCGGTTGAATATGATGTGCTGATATCCGACGATATGGAAAACTGGGATCTTCTCCACAACGAGGCCGATGGCAAAGGCGGTGATTCATGGCTTTACTGGAAAGAAAGAATCCGTGTTTCGGCAACGGCGCGGTATCTGAAATTGTTTTTGAAAAAAAGGCGAATGCAATACGGCTTTTCCATGTATGAACTTGAAGTTTTTAATACGGAGAATCAATAA
- a CDS encoding 4Fe-4S binding protein produces the protein MNDGFVNGEKIRIIPIERLLTLKNEVDHFKKGYELNSFQKWIVDDLYIFELPHVDFPIKSIILMAIPHPFYAEIVFTMNKKKYNCLSPVMSDFEKAEKTLKRLLATHRYLICKTQNLPLKRLAVQSGFAVYGRNNICYIDGMGSNFSFAAYYSDMPCDDEYWTDVAMARRCTKCKACFAHCPTGAIRKNGFLIDNERCLSYWNESAEPFPEWMPKSAHHCLYDCIKCQVICPMNKDQIKHTVGPVRFNESETNMLLSGFIYERQSVSFKKKVKYLGLHQWPDGISKNIKTLIALNNIL, from the coding sequence ATGAATGATGGTTTCGTCAATGGAGAAAAAATCAGGATCATCCCGATAGAACGACTGCTTACATTGAAAAATGAAGTCGATCATTTTAAAAAAGGTTATGAACTTAATAGTTTTCAGAAATGGATTGTTGATGACTTATACATCTTTGAGCTTCCGCATGTGGATTTTCCTATTAAATCAATCATACTCATGGCAATTCCCCATCCGTTTTATGCAGAAATTGTGTTTACCATGAATAAAAAAAAATATAATTGTTTGAGTCCGGTGATGTCTGATTTTGAGAAAGCGGAAAAGACATTAAAGAGACTATTGGCGACACATAGATATCTTATTTGTAAAACACAAAATCTTCCGCTAAAACGTTTGGCTGTTCAAAGCGGGTTTGCCGTATATGGCCGTAATAATATTTGCTATATAGACGGAATGGGCAGTAATTTTTCTTTTGCCGCGTACTACTCGGATATGCCCTGTGATGATGAGTACTGGACCGATGTCGCTATGGCGAGACGATGCACAAAATGCAAAGCGTGTTTTGCACATTGCCCTACCGGTGCAATACGGAAAAACGGATTTTTAATAGACAATGAAAGATGCTTATCATATTGGAATGAAAGCGCTGAGCCATTTCCGGAATGGATGCCGAAATCCGCTCATCATTGCCTGTATGATTGTATTAAATGCCAGGTTATTTGCCCAATGAATAAAGATCAAATAAAACATACTGTCGGACCTGTTCGATTTAACGAATCAGAAACAAATATGTTGCTATCCGGTTTCATTTATGAGAGACAATCCGTCTCATTTAAAAAAAAGGTGAAATATTTGGGATTACATCAATGGCCGGATGGAATATCAAAAAATATAAAAACACTTATCGCATTGAATAATATTTTATAA